One window of the Centroberyx gerrardi isolate f3 unplaced genomic scaffold, fCenGer3.hap1.cur.20231027 Scaffold_59, whole genome shotgun sequence genome contains the following:
- the LOC144538170 gene encoding synaptonemal complex protein 2-like, which yields MLELRMEDCLQRSDSTTLVSLLYEEGLSALLVTRLDQVVTKELSQAGFSRISLLLKAVGIVSEKTEDLELLLRHGLGTKESVRDLLTSDLHKNSAPALSLTEEFYDYFLVRQ from the exons ATG TTGGAGCTCAGGATGGAAGACTGTCTGCAGCGCAGCGACTCGACCACTTTGGTTTCTCTGCTGTACGAAGAAGGACTGTCCGCCTTGCTGGTCACCAGACTGGACCAGGTGGTTACCAAG gAGCTGAGTCAGGCTGGCTTCAGTAGGATCAGTCTGCTGTTGAAGGCTGTAGGAATCGTCTCAGAGAAAACTGAAgacctggagctgctgctgagacACGGACTGGGAACAAAGGAAA GTGTTCGtgacctcctgacctctgacctccacaaAAACTCTGCCCCCGCTCTGAGCCTGACTGAGGAGTTCTATGACTACTTTTTG GTTCGTCAGTAG